Genomic window (Euzebyales bacterium):
TTCGACGGACGTGGCAGCGCGACGCGGGCCGGCCGTGCCGCGGTGGTCACGGGCGGTCCCCGTCGTCACCCGCGACCACGCCGAGGATCTCGTCGTCACCGACGATGCCCAGCAGGTCGCCGTCGGCCACCACCTTGACAGGGCGTTCGGCGGCGAGCACCGCCCTGGTCGCATCCCGCACCAGCACGTCCGGCCCGAGCTCGGGCCCGTCGAGCGGGTCGTCCGGCTGCGGCGGGCGCATGATCCAGCGCAGCGTGAGCACGTCGGCCCGTGACACGTCGCGGACGAAGTCGCGGATGTAGTCGTCGGCCGGTGCGCCGACCAGGTCGTCACCCCGGCCCATCTGCACCATGTACCCATCGCGCATGATGAGGATGCGGTCGCCGAGCTTGAGCGCCTCGGACAGGTCGTGGGTGATGAACACCATCGTCTTGCCCACTTCGTGGTGCAACCGGATGACCTCCCGCTGCATGTCGCGGCGGATCAGCGGGTCGAGCGCCGAGAACGGCTCGTCGAGGAACAGCACGGCGGGGTCGGACGCCAGCGCGCGCGCAAGGCCGACCCGTTGCTGCATGCCGCCCGACAGCTCAGCAGGGAACGTCTGGTCGTAGCCGGTCAGGCCGACCAGGTCGATGACCTCCATCGCCCTGGCGGTGCGCTCCGCGCGGCCGGTGCCACGGATCTCGAGGCCGTAGGCGACGTTGTCGACCACCCGTCGGTGCGGCAGGAGCCCGAAGTGCTGGAACACCATCGAGAACTTGTTCCGCCGCAGCTCACGCAGGCGTCGGTCGTCGGCGGTCCGGATGTCCTCGCCCTCGAACAGCACCTGACCGGCGGTCGGTTCGATCAGACGGGTCACGCACCTGACCAGCGTCGACTTTCCGGAGCCGGACAGACCCATGACCACGAAGACCTCACCGGGTGCGACATCGAAGCTGACTTCGCGCACCGCGGCAGTGCAGCCGGTCCGTTCGAGCAGGTCGAGGCGCGACAGCCCCGCGAGCTCGGACGAGCCCGGCACCTCGGTGGCGCGCGGTCCGAACACCTTCCACAGGTCACGTATCGCGACGACCGCGTCGTCCGCTGGACCGTCGGCGGGCGGGGGGTGCGCCCCGTCCGTCCGTGCATCAGAGTCATCAACGTGCGCTGTCACGACACGACCTCCTTGGAGCCGGGCCGCCCGCGCGAGCCGGCGCACCCGACACGTCGATGTGTCGGCCCAGCACGGCAGAGCTGATTCAGCATCAGCAGTGGTGCACCGCGTGTCAAGGGGGAGCGAGGGCGGGCGGACGTGGACGTGCCGGCGCGCGACGCGCTGGTTTCCGCAGCCGGTGCCGACCGCCATGGACGAGGAGCCGGCCGGTCCCGGGTCGTTGCGCGTCGACCTGGATGTTGCCTGAGTCACACACATGAAGAGTTGTCGCAGCGGGCAGCTACCCACGGGTGGAAGACAGGGGACACCTATGACGACCGCAGACCGGAACGACGTCGCCAGAGCATCGACATCGATCGACGCCTCCAGCCGTCGGGTGTGGAGCGCGCTCGTCGATCCCGAGCAGATCGCACGATGGATGGTGGGCACCACCGTCGACACCGACTGGCGGGAGGGAAGCCCCGTCACGTGGAAGGGCGAGTGGCAGGGTACGGCCTACGAGGACAAGGGGACCGTCCTGCGGGTGGAGGAGGGACGCGTGTTGCAGTACACGCACTACAGCCCGCTCTCCGGACAGCCCGACGTGCCCGAGAACTATCACACGGTCACGATCGAGCTGGTCGGCTCGATGCCGACCGAGGTGACGCTCAGCCAGGACGGCAACGACAACAGCGAGATGCGCGACCACTCCGCCGCCTTCTGGCAGTCGATGCTCGACACGCTCAAGCAGCAGGTGGAGCGCGACGGCT
Coding sequences:
- a CDS encoding betaine/proline/choline family ABC transporter ATP-binding protein (Members of the family are the ATP-binding subunit of ABC transporters for substrates such as betaine, L-proline or other amino acids, choline, carnitine, etc. The substrate specificity is best determined from the substrate-binding subunit, rather than this subunit, as it interacts with the permease subunit and not with substrate directly.), with amino-acid sequence MTAHVDDSDARTDGAHPPPADGPADDAVVAIRDLWKVFGPRATEVPGSSELAGLSRLDLLERTGCTAAVREVSFDVAPGEVFVVMGLSGSGKSTLVRCVTRLIEPTAGQVLFEGEDIRTADDRRLRELRRNKFSMVFQHFGLLPHRRVVDNVAYGLEIRGTGRAERTARAMEVIDLVGLTGYDQTFPAELSGGMQQRVGLARALASDPAVLFLDEPFSALDPLIRRDMQREVIRLHHEVGKTMVFITHDLSEALKLGDRILIMRDGYMVQMGRGDDLVGAPADDYIRDFVRDVSRADVLTLRWIMRPPQPDDPLDGPELGPDVLVRDATRAVLAAERPVKVVADGDLLGIVGDDEILGVVAGDDGDRP
- a CDS encoding SRPBCC family protein, which produces MTTADRNDVARASTSIDASSRRVWSALVDPEQIARWMVGTTVDTDWREGSPVTWKGEWQGTAYEDKGTVLRVEEGRVLQYTHYSPLSGQPDVPENYHTVTIELVGSMPTEVTLSQDGNDNSEMRDHSAAFWQSMLDTLKQQVERDG